In Streptomyces sp. TLI_146, the genomic stretch GCCGGGAAGTGCGGTCATGCTCCGGAACACGGCGACTCGCCTCTGCCTCTACCAGACGTACGATGGCCTCTACCGGACGACGGTGTGTGACCGCAATGCGCGCACACAGCGGTGGACCATCGGCTGAACCTCTTGGAACCCGGCCGTCGACGTCGACACCCCGAAGCACGGCGGCAGCGACCGCCAGGCGCACCCGCTCACCAGTACGTAGACGATCGCGGCGAACGGCGTCTCATCAGGCACGTTCTAGGTGCCGCCACCTTGCGGGCGTACCCGGCCCTCCGGAATCAACGGCCGAGCGATCTCCCACAAACCATCCGGAACAAGCCAACTCCACATATCGCGAAGGAGACCTCGCGCAACCCTGTGTCGATGACCATGACCATGACCATGGCCGAAGCCGAAGCCGAAGCCGAAGCCGAAGCCGAAGCCGAAGCCGAAGCCGAAGCCGAAGCCGAACGCTACCGCGGACGCGGCAACGCCACCCCTGGCCCCTCCACGTCCGCCCCGTGTCCGGGGTGCTGCGCGTCGCTTCGGACGGAGTGTCACTCGTTGGGGTGAGGCAAGCAGCAGGCGCTTCTGTCGCAGGGGGTGTCCTGGCAGCGTGGCCCTGAAGCAATAGGTGTCAGGCCGCGGCGCGTGCAGGTACGTGGGGACTCCCGCAGTTGGGCCGTCGTCCGCGCTGGGATGTCGGGGGAGGTGCGAGTTGTCAGATCGCGGCACGCTGGACAACTCCGCGTCCGAAGGCTCTGGTCCCGGCTACTACGCCGACCCGAGCATCCCGGGCTACGTCCGGTACTGGGACGGCCGTGCATGGGTGCCGGGGAGCAGCCGTCCTGTGCCGGAGGAGGGCAGGGGGGTGCCTTTTCCGCCGCCCACTTTCCCGACGTCCGTGGCAGGCGCCGTTTTGCCGCCGATGGCGTGGGCGGCCCCCCATCAGAGCCCCTTCGCCTCCGTCGGTAGCGGCACCAGGTCAGCACCCCTTGTGCGGCGGGTTGCCGCGCGGGCGGTGGACGGGCTGTTCAAGTTCCTTCTCGTCACCGGCGCATCCGCCCCCCTCTGGCTCGATGCCATCAGTCACATCAGGCAGCAGATCGACCAGGCTGCCGCGGCGGGCGAGTCGGTGTCGGTCTCGTTGCTCGACGGCACGACTGGCGTCCTGTGGGCAGCGGTCCTGGCCGTCGCTCTGATCATCGGGGTCCTCTACGAAGTTCTGCCCACTGCCAGATGGGGGCGGACGCCCGGCAAGTGGCTGTTCGCGCTCGCCGTGGTCGATAGTGAGACGCTGACGCCTCCCGGCGTCCGGCGGGCGACGCGGCGCTATCTGATGCGTTTTGCATTGAACGTGATGGTCATCGGCTTCCTCGTGGGGCTTCGACCCCTGGTCGCCCTCCCCAGGCGCCAGGGCTTGCACGACAAGGCTGCCCATACGTGGGTGGTTCGGCGGAGTACGAACCGTCTTGACGGAAAGGCGTCGCAGCCCCGGCTTCGGCGGCTGTCCGAGCCGCGGGTGCTGCTGGGGCTCGTCCGCCTGCCGGGGCGGTCCCGTCCTGGGGCGGTCACACCGGGGGCCTCGGTCGAGCCTGAGCGGTCCCTGAGGGGGAGGCCGCTGGACTTGACGGGGTTGAGCGACCGGCCGGAAACCGCTGCGGCGGTGGGGTCGGTCGAGGCTGTCCTGGAGCGCGTCTTCCAGGCTCTGGGCCCCCCTCCGGAGGGTCTCACGCGCGACAAGGAACCCGTGGTCCACGGCGGTGGAGGGAACACACAGTGAGCCAGGCACCTTCCCCGTCCACCGACCGGTCGTCCGGGCTGGAAATCGTCCTGCAGTGGGCCCAGTTGCCGCCCGAGCACCTGGAGATCGCCCTGAAGGCGATCGAGCCGGAGCTGGCCAGGGAACACGAATGGCGCATGGAACAGGCCAGACTGAGGGTGCAGGACGACAAGGACCGTCGCCTGCATGCCCTCTATCTCGGCGGTCTGGTCGCAGGATTTCTTCTCGCTGCCGGCATGCTGACCGGGGCGGTCTTCGTCGGCGTGCGCGGCGCTCCCTGGCTGGCCGCCCTGCTCTCCGGCCCGAGTCTGATCTCGCTGGCGGGCCTCTTCCTGCTGCGCCGTGTCGACTCCGGGCACACACGTGAATCGGGCCGCGCGCAGCGGGTTGCTCTGTCGGCCATGGCCGCCCAGCAGCCTGCGCCCGCTGACCCTGCGACCAATAGCGGGGTTGCTTGAAGGGGAAATCCGCAAGAGCCTGTCTGCGGGGGCGGGGCCTCAGCC encodes the following:
- a CDS encoding RDD family protein; amino-acid sequence: MGTPAVGPSSALGCRGRCELSDRGTLDNSASEGSGPGYYADPSIPGYVRYWDGRAWVPGSSRPVPEEGRGVPFPPPTFPTSVAGAVLPPMAWAAPHQSPFASVGSGTRSAPLVRRVAARAVDGLFKFLLVTGASAPLWLDAISHIRQQIDQAAAAGESVSVSLLDGTTGVLWAAVLAVALIIGVLYEVLPTARWGRTPGKWLFALAVVDSETLTPPGVRRATRRYLMRFALNVMVIGFLVGLRPLVALPRRQGLHDKAAHTWVVRRSTNRLDGKASQPRLRRLSEPRVLLGLVRLPGRSRPGAVTPGASVEPERSLRGRPLDLTGLSDRPETAAAVGSVEAVLERVFQALGPPPEGLTRDKEPVVHGGGGNTQ